In Atopobium sp. oral taxon 416, the genomic stretch AGCGGCCTGTTCGCCAGCCTTGATGGCTGCCTCGATCATATCCTCTTCGGATATGTCCTCTCTGTTGTCGGCTGCCTTGGTATCTACCGTATCGTTGTTGCTTTCAGTACTCTGATCCTTCTGTTCCTGCGTATCTTCAGGGGTGGCATCAGAGCTTTGATCTTGAGGTTTTTCCTCGTCCTTATCGATTGGCACCTTCACGTCTCCCTCCTTCAGACTAAAAGGTGCGGCGGCTACAGAGCCGCCGCCCCTTCATATCGCTCACACAGCTTACTCGGACTTCTTGTTGTCCTTCTTGTCGTCGTCGACGACCTCATAGTCGGCATCGACCACGTTGTCATCCGAGTTCGCCTGGCCTGACTGAGCACCTTGGTTGGTGTTAGCGTTCTGGCCCGGTGTGGCCTGAGCATTGGTCTGCGAGTAGACGATCTCAGCGAGCTTGTGGCCAACCTCCTGCAGTTTGTCGCCAGCTGCCTTGATTGCGTTGATATCGTTGCCGCCCAAGGACTTCTTAGCCTCAGCGACGGTGTCCTCAGCCTGCTTCTTCATATCGGCAGGAACCTTGTCGCCCAGATCCTTCAGGGTCTGCTCGGTGCTGTAGGCCAAAGAGTCAGTCTGGTTGCGGATCTCGATCTCGTCCTTGTGCTTCTTATCTTCCTCTTCGTGGGTCTCAGCATCCTTGACCATGCGGTCGACCTCGTCATCAGACAGCGCGGTGGAGCCGGAGATCGTGATCTGCTGGGACTTACCGGTGCCCTTATCCTTTGCGGTGACTTTGACGATACCGTTTGCATCGATATCGAACGTCACTTCAATCTGAGGGACCCCACGCGGTGCCAGAGGAATACCGGTGAGCTGGAACTTGCCAAGACTCTTGTTATCCCTTGCCATCTCACGCTCACCCTGCAGGACGTTGATCTCAACGGAAGTTTGGTTATCCGCAGCGGTGGAGTACACCTCAGTCTTAGAGGTAGGAATGGTGGTGTTACGATCGATCATCTTGGTCATCACGCCGCCCATGGTCTCGACACCCAAGGAAAGCGGAGTGACATCGAGCAGCAGGATGCCGGATACATCGCCGGTCAAAACGCCGCCCTGCACAGCTGCACCGTCTGCGACAACCTCATCTGGGTTCACGGACATGTTCGGCTGCTTGCCGGTCATTTCCTTCACAAGCTGCTGGACTGCCGGCATGCGTGAAGAGCCGCCGACCAGGATAACCTCATTGACCTGAGAGATCTGAAGGTTTGCATCGTGCAGCGCCTTGGTCACAGGACCTCTGCAGCGGTCAAGCAGATCACGGGTGATGCGCTCAAACTCTGCACGGGTCAACGTGTAGTCCAAGTGCTTCGGGCCGGAGGCGTCAGCGGTGATGAACGGCAAGTTGATCTGAGCCTGCTGCGCGGAGGAGAGCTCCTTCTTCGCGTTCTCAGCAGCCTCCTTCAGACGCTGCAGGGCCATCGGATCCTTGCGCAGGTCGATACCGTTGTCCTTCTGGAATTTGTCCGCAAGCCAATCGATAATGCGCTGGTCCCAATCGTCGCCGCCCAGATGGTTATCGCCGTTGGTAGCCAACACCTCGACAACGCCGTCTGCAAGATCAAGCAGAGACACATCGAAGGTGCCACCGCCCAGGTCGAAGACCAAGACTTTCTGGTCGATGTTCTTCTTGTCCAGGCCGTAAGCCAAAGCTGCTGCCGTCGGCTCGTTGACGATACGCTTGACGTTCAAGCCTGCGATCTTGCCTGCATCCTTCGTTGCCTGACGCTGAGAGTCGTTGAAGTATGCCGGGACGGTGATGACAGCATCGGTAACCGGCTCGCCCAGATATTTCTCTGCGTCGTTTTTCATCTTTGACAGAATCATCGCGGAGATCTGCTCGGGGGTGTAATCCTCCCCGTTGATCTCTACGACTGCACGGCCACCCGTACCGCTCTTGACGGTGTACGGGACAGTCTTCAGCTCAGAGCCGACCTCATCATACTTACGACCCATGAACCGCTTAATAGAGAACACCGTGCTCTTCGGGTTGGTGACAGCCTGGTTCTTTGCTGCCTTACCGACAATACGGTCTCCACCAGAACGGAAACCTACAACAGAAGGAGTCGTACGATCTCCCTCAGCATTAACAATAATCGTAGGTTCTCCGCCCTCAAGGACGGCCATGGCCGAGTTCGTAGTACCAAGGTCGATTCCTAGAATCTTTCCCATGGTGAAGTTCCTTTCTTTTGACGCGGGCTCGTATCTTCTATACGAGCTTCTGCCTTGCTTTACATTAGATATGATAACCGATTGTGCTCATCTCTATACATTATCTAAGTCTCAAAACAATAGATTTTTTCATATTCCGTATATCATGCTTTTTAACTGCGGTTTTATAGATATATTTTTTTGAATTGCACTATTGTTATGCTATGGAGTCAAAAAGAGAGAAGGTTTCTCATGAAATTGGTGATTGGATCGGACATTCACGGCGCCGCTTCCTGGTGTGAGAAGTTCATGGATGCCCTCGATGAGGTACAGCCGGACCGCGTGATTCTTTTGGGCGATCTGCTCTACCACGGACCGAGGAACGAAGTACCGCAGGACTATGCCCCCAAACAGGTGATCGCACAGCTCAACTCCATCGCCGATCAGGTCATCGCGGTCAGGGGCAACTGCGAGGCAGAGGTCGACCAGATGGTTCTGAACTTCCCCTGCATGGATGACTACAACGTACTGTGGGACCCCGATGCGGACAACGAAGCGACCCACACCAAGGGGATAGAGCTCTTCCTGACCCACGGGCATGTCTGGGGCGCCGGCATCCATAACTCGATCGATCACATGCCAACCCTCCCGAAGGGGGCCGCATTGGTCTACGGTCACACCCACAAGAAGGTCAACATGATGGCCGACCGTTACCCCATGATCCGCTGCTTCAATCCCGGCTCCATCGGTATCCCCAAAGACGGGACCCACAGCTTCGGGATCTATGAGAACGGGATCTTCTCCTTTCGGGAACTGCAATAGGATTGGCGCGGTTGCCACACAGGCTGCTGTTTCCCTATTTCCAAAGGGCTACGACAGACCATAGCTTCACCAGAAGCATGGTATTCTGAGGTGGTTTATCACACTATGTTTGACGGAGCGATCATGAGCAACCTGTTGGAGACATTCACCTTCCGGATGTAGCGAACACTGTCCTCATCTGGTATTCCTACGTTTCGAAAGAGGTTTCCACCACATGCCTATCAATATCCCCGACGACCTCCCCGCCAAAAAGATCCTACACAGGGAACACATCTTCGCACTTGAGGAGGAGGCAGCAAACGAACAGCAGATCCGCCCGTTGCATATTGTCCTGCTCAATCTGATGCCCAACAAGATCGAGACCGAGACCCAGATCCTGCGCCTGATCTCAAAGTCCCCGCTGCAGGTGGACTGCGACTTCATGCGCGTTTCCACCCATGAGGCGCGCCACGTCTCGAAAGACCACCTCGTCAAGTTCTATGAGACCCTCGACACCTATCAGAACAATGACTATGATGGGCTGATCATCACGGGTGCCCCGGTGGAACAGCTCGAGTTTGAGCAGGTAGACTACTGGAACGAGCTCAAAGAGATCATGGCATGGGCAGATGAACACGTGCTCTCCACGATGTATCTGTGCTGGGGCGCGATGGCAAAGCTCTATGCAAGCTATGGGATCCCCAAGATCGAACTGCCTGAGAAGCTCTTCGGGATCTTCCCGCAGCGGCTCTGCGATGAGTACGACTTCCTCACGAACGGGTTTGACGACGTGCACTACATGCCGCACTCCCGCCATGCGATGCTCGATGAGTCGAAACTCAGGGAACACCCGGAACTGCAGGTGCTTTCAGAGGGCATCACGAGCGGCCCGGCTATCATCGCTACCCGGGACTTCCACGAGATCTACCTCACCGGACACTTTGAGTATGGGCGCACGACACTCGCTGAGGAGTACTGGCGCGACAAGACGGCAGGCAAGCCGATCAAGCTTCCGGTCAACTACTTCCCCGGGGACGACCCACACTACGAGCCCAGATTCACCTGGCGCGCCCATGCCAACCTACTCTACCGCAACTGGCTAAACTGGGTCTACCAGATGACCTCCTACGACCTTGACGGGATCCCTCGCATGATCAAGTTCCTCAATCAGCACCTGGAGCAGAAGTTCTGATCTATGGCACCTGTACAAGCCCTAGAGAAACGCTGATTAATGCCCATAACGTGTTGGAGAGGACCGACCACACGGCTTTTTGCGGCCGGCATGCGGGAAAGGATGCCCATCCAGTACGTGCAGAAGCCGCTGTCCTTACATCTGTCCTGCCCCATGTGCCGCAAGAGGCCCCAAGACAGATCAAGCGACTCTGGGAGCCGGGCTAAGCAGCCTGCCGGCAAAAGATGCACATGGCGAGGTTTGCAAGGGCGAGAAAGACTCGAGTGTGCAGGAGGTCTTCTCTATCCCATTACAGTGAGAGACAGCCCCCTGGGGACTTCTTCGAGCTTTGGGGTTTTCGACAATGAAGTGCCTGCGGATTCCCTAACCTTGTAGATGGCCCTGAAAGGGGCTGCTGGCTAGCCTTCCCCGGATAGCCGTATGTCCCTGTCTCTTACGAAGGCCCGGGAGGTGTTGCTGCTAAGGGATGGTGGTCTGTCTGAGAACGGCTGATAGGGATGTGCCACACGATAAGCAGGGTAGTGTGGATGTCCGCCCCTCAGACACGCGGGACAGTAAGGAAAGTACCACCATGGAGTGCAAGCAGAAAGACTGGTTCGGGCCGCAGCGCTTCTATCTCGGGATAGATGTCAGGAGGCCATTTCACTGGGCAGTGAACCTGAAACCGGGTGGCACCATCGCGATCAGCTACAGGCAGGACAGGTGCCAGGAGAACATCGAGGCTCTGCTCGACGAGGCGGAATCGGGCGCCCTGGTCAATTGTGGACCAGAAGAACAACATCGGCTCGCTTATCGTGTACAGGTGGTGCGCGAAAAGGATCGATGTTGGATACCTTCCGGGGAAGGCGATGAAGTACGCCCGGAAGATGTTTCCCCGGAACCGCGAAGAATGACCGAGCAGATACCGATCTCATCGCGCAGGTAGGGATCGGGATCAGGACGGCCATCAGGCCGATCGCCGAGACCGACGACCTCAGCGTCTGCGTCTCGCTGCTGTCCTTACAGCTCGCATATGCCACGAGGCGCGCCGGCCCGCAACAGGCTCCATGCGGTGCTTCTTAAGTCCGACCCCGCCGCCGAGCCCGCCGTGCAGCTCTCGAGCGCCTGGCAGCTCGGGGCGATGGCCGAATACGCAGGGGCAAAGAGCCTTGCCGCGGCAGGCAGGAGGCACTACTGCACGCTGTGCGCGAGACACGGCGTCTCCGCCCGGGCAAGGGATGCCTTCTGGAAGCTGTCCCACGCTCCCCCCACGTCCTTCCATCCCGATGCGAAGGACATGCTGGCAAGCAGCCTTGCCAGGGAGATCCTCGCGGCCAGCTCCGAGAGGGGCGGAGCTCTCCGCGGAGCTGGGACGCCTGCTCCAGGACGATAAGACCTACCGCTGCCTGCTTACCATCTTGGGCATAGGGCCCAAGAGTGCCTCGGCGCTCGCCACCTCGATCGACACCTCACTCTTCCTAAGAGACAGCAAACTTGCCGCATACTGCGGCCTTACTCCCGCAGACCATGATTCCGGGTCGTCCATAAGGTCGCAGAGGGACGCCCATAAAGGCAACAAGGCGCTGAAGAACCTGCTCATATTCAGCTGCAACTCCCTCGTGGGGACGAAGAAGCGCTTCGGGAAGCACTACGATGCTTGGCATCGCCAAGGGCATGAGGCACAACAAGGCACTCAAGGCAGTGGCCCGCAAGATGTCCGAGGGACATTCCAAGCTCGAGGCGATACGATGCGTCAAGCGATACATAGCGCGCGAGCTGTACTACGACATCATTGCCCAGAACCGCATGCCCAAAACGACTTGACAATTAGAAGGGCATCACAGAGACCCCCTTGCACCCGCTCGATCTTAAAGGAAACAGGCATGACAGGAGAGGCTTGGAAAGCAGACCGACGCAGAAGGCGGCTGCAGGGGCCCTCGGTGTGATTGCCTCCACTCTCTGCGATCTCAAGCTCGGGCGCTACTAGTTCTGGGATCTTGCACAGAGATACCATAGCGATAGACGATGGCTTTCCGATAGATACCGATCCGGATCGGCTTGGGGATTGACACCAATAGAAGTATCAGGAGCGCTTCAACGCAGACCAAAGGCTGTACTGGTATTCCCCTCGGCAGGATCCCTCATTCGCCTTATGAAAGCGGTGCTTGCCGATATAGAGGAGAAGTAGCCGTCTTGCCACTGACATCTCTGAGAAGAGCATGCAGCTGCTTGAGGAGATGGATAGACAGCCGAGGCATACCCTTTCCGACGAAGCAAGAAAGCGAATAGACGAGCTTGCACAGCAGAGCATACAGATCGAACTAGGCAAGATTCACGAGACGGGAGAAGTGGCACAGAGATGGTATAGAATTAAGCCATTCTAAGGGGCTGGTACGGTGCATGGGGCAGGACGGCGGTTTCTGCACGTGCTGGATGGGCATCCTTGCCTGCCTTTCCCGCATGCCGGCTGCGAAAGACCACGTGGTCGGTCTCCTCTGGCACGTCATGGGGCATTAATCATCGTTTCCCTAGAAGAGGGCCTCATCGGCGAGATGACTGAAGAGACGATCCGGTCCATGGGATACATCGGCCGTGCCGGCATGCACCCCGCGGACGTTGAGATCCTGAATATCGTGATCGGAAAGATGGTCTGCCAGGTCGCATAGGGCTCAAGCACCTTTGATAGCAGAAGCAACGATCTGCACAGCAAGCTCCGTGCTCTCCACGCTTGGATGCCTGCCATCACATGCTTAGAGCTGCTCGGCGAGGCGTGCTCCTCCCCCCACATGGATCTCGACCTCACGAGAAAGCTCCTTGCTCAGAAGATCCGGCAGGCCATTGGTACGCGTGAAGCTGTTGCCAAACATCAGGGCGCAGGATGTATCGATGCCCATAAGAGGCGCACTCACATCTTCTCGAACAGACGAATGACTATATTCATTGCTTCGTCGTGCTCTGAGTGTTCTTCGGGAGCCAGCTGAGCGAAGGACTCTTCTACCTTTCTCTCTGTCCCTTCAATATGGATCCCGAGGTAGGGGTGCCCCTCATCCGTAAGGCTCACAATGTGGCTTCTGCCATCTTCCGGATCGCGCGCAAGTTCCACGAAGCCAAGCTTTCCGAGGCAGGAAACGATCTTCGAAATGTGCTGCTTCGACAGGAGGAGTTGCCTGGCCAGCCCCTGCTGGCACAGCCCCTCGTTCCCATAGAGAGCTCCTCAAGCACTATCGTCTGCAACCAACAAGGCAAGCTCGCCTTTAAAGATATCGCAGTAGGGCACCATAATCTTCCGCACAAAGATCGTATGCAGCTGCCAGGCTAGTCTGTCCCTGAGATCCATCCGTCCTCCTCGGCGTTTCGCTATCCACAACGTCCTGTCCACCCTCACGGTATTACAGAAGACAGCATGACCGCCCGCTGCTATGCAGTCAGAGAGAGCAGGCGCAGGGTTCTGCACCTGACGTGGATACCCGTCGACATGGAGATACCGCTATGCGTCGTACTCATTCTTCGGCATCTTGCCCATGCCGGCAGAACTAAGTGCATCTCCAGACAAGGCGGACTCGCATCCTCTGGCCGGTTCTGCGTTTGGCTCTTCTCCGCTTATGCGTTCAAAGGTCACAGGCTCCTTGGCAGGGAGACGCAGATCGAGGAGAGACTTTTCGCCAGCACAATCTGGCTCTACAGCACCTGAAGGGCGCGGTGCCCACTTCATGCAGGATGCTTTTTGCATGTTCCTTGATCCCACATCGATGCTGGCACAGACCATAGCTGTCTTTGCACTGCACATCATGTTCCCCCAAGAACATCAAAGCTTGTGGCTTCTCGTCGGGACAGGCCATCCGGTACGGCCGGCAAACCTGTCTCTACCTTGAAGACTATGCCTTCTTCTGAGCCTTGTCATCAGCAGCTTTGAGCAGCGCTTCGGCTTCCTCGAGCGAAGCTCCCCGTGCAAGTGCCCGCAGCGCCGAGATCTCGCGCCGGTAACCGGAAAGCTCGTTCGGTGTCTCCAGTATCATCGGAAGGCCGCTCGTACGTGGGTTCGTCACGATCTTCTGGAAGACAGCAAGGCCGAGTGTGCCCTGGCCGAGCCTTTCATGGCGATCCTTGTGGGAAGCAAGGGGATTCTTCGAATCGTTCAGATGCAGTGCCTTCAAGCGCTCGAGGCCGATCACGTGATCGAACTCGTCGAGCACGCCGTCAAGGTCCTCTGCTATCGGATAGCCCGCATCGTTCACGTGGCAGGTGTCGAGGCAGACGCCCATGAGCTCGTCGTGTTCAACGCCCTCGAGGATACGCTCGATCTCCTCGAATGTGCGGCCCACTTCGGTCCCCTTTCCTGCCATGGTCTCGAGCAGCACCATGGTCTTCTGGCCAGGCACGAGTACCTGGTTGAGTCCTTCGACAATGAGTCGGATTCCTTCGTCTGCCCCCTGCTTCAGATGGTTGCCCGGATGAAAATTGAGGTAGTTGCCGGGCAGCTCTTCCATGCGCTCGATATCGGATGCGAAGGCTTGCCGCGTATACTCCACGACATCTGGCTTCGCAGAGCACAGATTCATCGTATAGGGAGCATGTGCCACGAGCTTGCCGAACTGGTGGCGCTCCATAAGATCAAGGAGCGCCTGCACATCGGCAGAATCTGGCACCTTGCCCTTGCCACCCCGGGGATTCCTTGTAAAGAAAGCAAACGTGTTCGCGCCGATCTCGAGCGCGCACTTCCCCATCGCCTCATAGCCCTTCGACGTCGAGAGATGACAGCCTACCACGATGTCGCCCATAGCCTCATACCTTCCTACCCAGACTGTATCCACAGCGATTCTATGCCCACCTGAAGGCTAGCCGCAAAAGAGCAGAAAGGCTGCAGATGCATGCACTGGCCTCTGACAGAAAAAGGCAGCCCGGGATACCTTCCCAGACTGCCTTGATGAACTTCATAGAGAGTGCGGGCTGCGCCTCAGCGATGCATACTGTCTGCGACGATATGCCCTACCCCCAAGACAGATGCCACAAGGCCTGCCTTTATGAGGTCAAAAACGACGAAGGGAGCGACGCCTGCTGCAAAGGCAGCGGAAACAGAAAGATGCACGACGAGCACGAGCTGCGCCCATCCACAAAGATAGACAGCTCCTATCATTGCGACGAGAGAGATGAAGGCGGACACGGCCCAAGGAAGGTGCGTCTTCGAGAGCTTGGAGAGAAGGAACGATCCTACCCAAGCACCGGCAATGAAGCCGAGGATGAAACCGCCGGTAGGGCCTGCCAGGCGCCACACGCCGCCCATGCCACCTGCAAAGACCGGCAGGCCGCACGCACCGGCTGCAGCATAGGCGGCAGCAGCCGATGCGGCCTCTTTCGGCTTCAGCGTTGCAGCAATAAAGCCAAGCGCCAGGATCTGGAGCGTGAAGGGCACGGGCTGAAGCGGAATCTCGAGATTCGCACAGAGCGCAAGCGCCACAGCTCCGACCGCGATGCACAGAACGCTTGCCTTTGTACTGCTGCTGCGCACAAGGCCAGGGAGACCAGTTGCGACTGGTGCACTTTCGAGAACCACGTCATTCATTTTCTTTCTCATTTCATTTCCTTTCGAGACAATCCGACAAGGAATATATACAGCAAGCGTAGCAGTTCTGTCGCATGTCTCCCCATTGTTCTGCAGGGAAAGTTTCATAGAGTATACAGCAAGCGTAGCAGTTCTGTCGCATGTCTCCCCTCTGCCTCTCATTCACGAAATCAGACTGAAATATAGACACGGTCTCATACTTTAGCATGAGATGTATATTTTAGCGGGTGTCTACATCGCTGCCTCTGCTGCGAAGGTCGGCCCCTGCAGCTGCCTTCTGCGTCGGTCTGTTTACCAAGCCTCTCCTGCCATGCCTGCCTCCTTTAAGATCGAGCGGGTGTGTGAGGGGGCGGTTATGCCTTGCGCGCTATGTAGCGCTTCAGGCAGCGGCGTATCTCCCTGGCGCTTCAGGCAGCGGCGTATCTCCCTGTCGCAGAGCCCTTCTTTGCGCCTTCTTTTGTGCATATGCGATGGTTCTCGGATCGATCTTCCACCTGTGAATGACAATCACGTGCAGCACCCTGTTCGCGCACCTGTCCCTTCCGTGGTAGAGCCTGTAGCGCTCGCTCCCCTCGATGCCTTGAGGGGCGATGCGCCGCACAGCACCGCGAAGGTCGCCTTCGAGCGCATGCACTTTGGGTTTCCCCCTTTGCGATTGCCACGTCGCTGCAGTCGACAGACACCTCCGACGAAGCGTACCTGTACAGGATGCTGGCTGTGCCCAACCCTGCAAAGGAGGTGTATGACCTCACGAGGCTCTCGTGTACCACATAGAGCGCCTGCAGCGCAGCCCTGAGTGCATCTGCGGCATCGCCCTTGCTGCAGATGCGTTTGCAGCCCGAGCGTGACGACCTCGTAGCAGGGGATGCCCCTTCCAGCAAGCTCCCCGGCCATCCTTGCGCCGTACGATCCGCTGCACCCCACGCCTGCCAACATCGAGATGCTTGTGGCAAAGATCCTGTCGGCGGCCTTTCGCTGTTGCAGGCAGCTGCTCCAAGCACAGCTTTCTGCCGCGGATGTCGACGACGGAGAGCCAGTTTGTATCTGCATGCGTGTCGCCTCCAGCCCAGAGCTCCCCTTCGGGCACATTTTCGTAATCGACATCTATGATGGCCTTCCTTCTCTGCCAGAAAGCCCTGCATGAACAGCACTTCGATGGGAGGGTGCGGCTTTTGCAGCTGGCAGTTTGTCCCCAGGCTTCTATCAGGCCACGCCGTCGGCGGGACACGGCTGTACAACATGGGACAGAAGGACAGCCTTGAGGTGTCACCATGCTGCATGTTGTGCCATGCAGTCTGCACTCTGCAGGCTGATACACACTATCGGAGAACGTTGTTGGTATAGATGCGCTTCCTGAAGGCTGAGGGGAGATCCACAAATACGTCAAGACATCTGGTTTTTGCCTTCTCTAAACACCCGGTTACTGAAGAGCTGATAGCCTGAAAGCTTATCGTTGTGCTGCACGCTATGAACCATGTACCATATCTGGGTCTTTCCCCTTGAAGACCTTAGAGATGACTGCTGCGATCTGAGCGCACTTCTCTTTGGTTTTCCCTTTGCTGATCACATCACGCTCTGGATACACAGCGCAGCGTTGCCACGACGATGTAGGATAGACCTCACGAACTGCATGCTTTAGTCCTTCATGGGCATCTGAGGTTGTGCAGGTAACACCTGTAATACCGCGTGCTTTGAGGTCCTCTAAGAAGGGTTTTTATCCCTTGCAGTTCTCTGTATCCAGTACGGACAGTCCCACAACATGCCGGTATCCTATGTCATCTAAGATGATAGCTCTAACCACTGCAGGGTTAGAGACTCTGCAGCTCTCTTTGCACTTGATGCAGGTGACATCCAACCAAAGAAGCGGGAGGGTGAAGTTTTCAAAGTGGCGTTCCCTCAATTTTTCTACCTCGTGGTCAAGTGGGGCACACATCCTTGATATCTGGCTTCTCGATAGGCCAGATGCCCCGCTCTTCATTGGCACTTTTGCTGCTTTTCTAGTAGGTTGTCCCTTCTTTCTTATAGAGCTCGTAGGCAACACCGATCAGTGCGACATCGGCTCTTTGGTAACGCTTGAGAATCTCAGGTTGAAGCGGATGGCAGCGCATCTGGAGAGATCGCCGCAAGGCTCGGCGACGAGCCCATCAGAATTAGTGAAATCGAGCACGAAGCAAGGAAGCGCTACGAGCTTTGGGATAGGTACTCGATGCTCTTCTCCGAAATCTGCAAGAGCCGCGAGATGCCTCTTAACACACACTAGGAGCGTCATTTGGGATACTATCCAGCGCTACAAGACCCTCGAGGGTACCCCGGGGGTTCCCACCCCCGCAGACCACGGAGATCAGGGCACAGGAAAACGACCCCACCTTCACAATCAATATCGGTAACAGCCGAAAGACCAGCTGCTTCCTCAATCAGAAGTATAATTGCCGCGTGGTCAGATACCTCGCCCAAGGGCGGCGGGTTCTCGACTGCTCCTGCCACGTCGGGCCGTTCGGCCTCAATGCCGCCGGTGACGCCACCTACGTCCGCGGTGTCGATATCTCCGATATCACCCTTGAGCTGGCACAGAACAAGGCGCGGCTCAACAAAGAGAATGGTTCCGTCGATCCGAAAACACCCATCGACTTTACCTGCGCTGATACGGTAGATTATCTCCCCAAGCATGCGCACGACCGCGATTTCCCCCGTGCTGAGAGTGGCCCGTTTGATCTGATCTCCCTTGATCCTCCGGCGTTCACCAAGAGCAAAGGGTCCCTCAACCATGCCAAGAAGGGCTATGAGGAGATCGACGAGGCGGCAGTGCACCTACTCCCCTGCGGCGGGTATCTCGCCACCTGCAGTTGCTCCCACTTTACGACCCAGGAGCTGCTCTCAGAGGCTATCCAGACCGCTGCGCACCATATGAAGAATGTGCGGCTGCGCCAGATTGAGCTGCGCTAGCAGGCTCCCACCCACCTTATTGGTTGGGGGGTTCTTGAGATCCACTATCTGGACTTTCTCCTGTTGCAGGTGGTGTGGCCTGTTCGGTCTGTGCTTTCCGCTGCACTCGGCGCTCACGGAAGAAATCTTTCAGGACCTGTGCGCAGGGCCCTTCCAGAACGCCGCTTGTAACTTCAAACTCATGGTTCAGCTGTGGGTCGTGAGACACATCGTAGCACGATCCTAAGGCACCACCTTTCGGGTCTTTGGCCCCATAAACACAGCGGTCGATCCTGGAATTGACCATCAAGCCTGCGCACATGAGGCAGGGCTCAAGTGTGACATAGACGGTGCAGCCAGTGAGGCGCCAGCGGTTCAACACATGCGATGCCTCAATCATCGCCTTGAATTCCGCATGGGCGGACGGATCGCGTTCATATTCGCGGCGGTTGTAGCCCCGAGCGATAATGATCCCGTTGTAGACCACCACCGCGCCGATCGGCACTTCCCCCTCAAAGGAAGCGATCTCAGCCTCGATGAGGGCTTCCTGCATATACCGCTCATCTAATAGATCTTGATCCTCCATGCAAACCTTTCTGTGACAAACATCTAACACAGCTGCACAGGCCTGCCTGCGTTGAGCGAATAATCCTAGAGTAAAAATACTTGAATCCACCAAAGATGATACGCTGGAATCTATGAAACGTATCACATACCGTGCCCCGCGTCGGCACAGCTGAAAGGGTAGGCCTATACCATGATCAGAACCATCTGCCTCAATCCGGCGCTTGATAAGACAGCCCTGATTGCAGGGTTTCACGTCAATCAGGTAAACCGCATTGTAAGCTCACGTAAGGACGCCGGCGGCAAAGGTATCAATGTTTCAAAGGCGGTCGCCAAATTAGGCGGAAATACCTGCGCCTACGCCCTGCTGGGCGGCAATGTTGGCACCTATATTCAGGATGCAGTTATCAATCTCGGTATCAGCTGCATCTCAGTCCCCATCGAAGAGGAGACCCGCACCGACCTCAAGCTTATCGATACCCAAACAGGAACCCATACCGATATCAATGAGCGGGGACCACTCGTAAGCTCACAGGAACTCTTGAATCTGCTGCAGCGGCTGATCAACGATATCAGGCAGGGAGACATCGTGGTGCTCTCCGGCAGCCTGCCGCGAGGTATTTCCTCAGACACCTATGCCTCGTGGATCAGGGCGAGTAAAAAGGCC encodes the following:
- the dnaK gene encoding molecular chaperone DnaK — protein: MGKILGIDLGTTNSAMAVLEGGEPTIIVNAEGDRTTPSVVGFRSGGDRIVGKAAKNQAVTNPKSTVFSIKRFMGRKYDEVGSELKTVPYTVKSGTGGRAVVEINGEDYTPEQISAMILSKMKNDAEKYLGEPVTDAVITVPAYFNDSQRQATKDAGKIAGLNVKRIVNEPTAAALAYGLDKKNIDQKVLVFDLGGGTFDVSLLDLADGVVEVLATNGDNHLGGDDWDQRIIDWLADKFQKDNGIDLRKDPMALQRLKEAAENAKKELSSAQQAQINLPFITADASGPKHLDYTLTRAEFERITRDLLDRCRGPVTKALHDANLQISQVNEVILVGGSSRMPAVQQLVKEMTGKQPNMSVNPDEVVADGAAVQGGVLTGDVSGILLLDVTPLSLGVETMGGVMTKMIDRNTTIPTSKTEVYSTAADNQTSVEINVLQGEREMARDNKSLGKFQLTGIPLAPRGVPQIEVTFDIDANGIVKVTAKDKGTGKSQQITISGSTALSDDEVDRMVKDAETHEEEDKKHKDEIEIRNQTDSLAYSTEQTLKDLGDKVPADMKKQAEDTVAEAKKSLGGNDINAIKAAGDKLQEVGHKLAEIVYSQTNAQATPGQNANTNQGAQSGQANSDDNVVDADYEVVDDDKKDNKKSE
- the yfcE gene encoding phosphodiesterase, translating into MKLVIGSDIHGAASWCEKFMDALDEVQPDRVILLGDLLYHGPRNEVPQDYAPKQVIAQLNSIADQVIAVRGNCEAEVDQMVLNFPCMDDYNVLWDPDADNEATHTKGIELFLTHGHVWGAGIHNSIDHMPTLPKGAALVYGHTHKKVNMMADRYPMIRCFNPGSIGIPKDGTHSFGIYENGIFSFRELQ
- the metA gene encoding homoserine O-succinyltransferase, giving the protein MPINIPDDLPAKKILHREHIFALEEEAANEQQIRPLHIVLLNLMPNKIETETQILRLISKSPLQVDCDFMRVSTHEARHVSKDHLVKFYETLDTYQNNDYDGLIITGAPVEQLEFEQVDYWNELKEIMAWADEHVLSTMYLCWGAMAKLYASYGIPKIELPEKLFGIFPQRLCDEYDFLTNGFDDVHYMPHSRHAMLDESKLREHPELQVLSEGITSGPAIIATRDFHEIYLTGHFEYGRTTLAEEYWRDKTAGKPIKLPVNYFPGDDPHYEPRFTWRAHANLLYRNWLNWVYQMTSYDLDGIPRMIKFLNQHLEQKF
- a CDS encoding deoxyribonuclease IV translates to MGDIVVGCHLSTSKGYEAMGKCALEIGANTFAFFTRNPRGGKGKVPDSADVQALLDLMERHQFGKLVAHAPYTMNLCSAKPDVVEYTRQAFASDIERMEELPGNYLNFHPGNHLKQGADEGIRLIVEGLNQVLVPGQKTMVLLETMAGKGTEVGRTFEEIERILEGVEHDELMGVCLDTCHVNDAGYPIAEDLDGVLDEFDHVIGLERLKALHLNDSKNPLASHKDRHERLGQGTLGLAVFQKIVTNPRTSGLPMILETPNELSGYRREISALRALARGASLEEAEALLKAADDKAQKKA
- a CDS encoding biotin transporter BioY; the protein is MRKKMNDVVLESAPVATGLPGLVRSSSTKASVLCIAVGAVALALCANLEIPLQPVPFTLQILALGFIAATLKPKEAASAAAAYAAAGACGLPVFAGGMGGVWRLAGPTGGFILGFIAGAWVGSFLLSKLSKTHLPWAVSAFISLVAMIGAVYLCGWAQLVLVVHLSVSAAFAAGVAPFVVFDLIKAGLVASVLGVGHIVADSMHR
- a CDS encoding class I SAM-dependent methyltransferase, encoding MRAQENDPTFTINIGNSRKTSCFLNQKYNCRVVRYLAQGRRVLDCSCHVGPFGLNAAGDATYVRGVDISDITLELAQNKARLNKENGSVDPKTPIDFTCADTVDYLPKHAHDRDFPRAESGPFDLISLDPPAFTKSKGSLNHAKKGYEEIDEAAVHLLPCGGYLATCSCSHFTTQELLSEAIQTAAHHMKNVRLRQIELR